From one Tetragenococcus osmophilus genomic stretch:
- a CDS encoding MFS transporter: MKKVNITEVIAILSLSFLLTSTYSVSGVTPTLLKAFSSYSRSSIEFLVSIPSVSMIIMIALSPIIARIFSERITIVLGLLIAGLAGITPAFTSSFSLIFISRIITGIGFGLINTQAVSIISERFTGKERAHLLGYRTSIETLGQAILTLIAGQLLILGWQPAFLIYSIAFPILILYLLFVPRKPVSPRKSTAGKGSHLSQFLPVLISALFGGLLIATNTASSLRIPSYIVENNLGSTLSANRVLSLFMFAGFLGGAFFGKLFTYLNKYFLPVLLLTEALGLFLVPISSTIYFIAIGAFLGGFCVAGVLSSIFARLPEKIPSNFLNIANAMVLIGCNLGATMAPLFLSGMEKIYPSLTTPFIIFGSIFLLLSIGALIKNRG; the protein is encoded by the coding sequence ATGAAAAAAGTAAACATAACCGAAGTTATTGCCATTTTATCACTTTCATTTCTTCTTACTTCGACATACTCAGTCTCAGGTGTAACACCAACGTTGTTAAAGGCTTTTTCTTCCTATTCACGTTCCTCAATTGAATTTCTCGTTTCCATTCCTTCTGTATCAATGATTATCATGATCGCTTTAAGCCCTATAATAGCCCGGATATTTAGTGAACGAATAACCATTGTTTTAGGTCTATTAATTGCAGGTCTAGCAGGTATAACACCCGCCTTTACCTCTAGCTTCTCCTTAATTTTTATCTCTCGAATTATCACTGGCATTGGTTTTGGCTTAATCAATACACAAGCTGTGAGTATCATCAGTGAACGTTTTACTGGAAAAGAACGTGCTCATTTACTAGGTTATCGCACTTCAATAGAAACACTGGGGCAAGCTATTTTAACATTAATCGCAGGACAATTATTGATTTTAGGATGGCAGCCTGCCTTTTTGATTTATAGTATAGCATTTCCTATTTTAATCCTATACCTTCTTTTTGTTCCGCGTAAACCAGTTTCCCCACGAAAAAGCACCGCAGGGAAAGGTAGTCACCTAAGCCAATTTCTTCCTGTATTAATCAGTGCCTTATTTGGTGGCTTATTAATCGCGACAAATACAGCAAGTTCATTAAGAATTCCTAGCTATATTGTCGAAAATAATTTAGGTTCAACCTTGTCCGCTAATCGTGTATTAAGTTTATTTATGTTTGCTGGTTTTCTTGGTGGAGCTTTTTTTGGGAAACTTTTTACTTACTTAAATAAATATTTCTTACCTGTTCTACTACTTACAGAAGCTTTAGGCTTATTTTTAGTCCCTATAAGTTCGACTATTTATTTCATAGCAATCGGCGCTTTTCTCGGAGGATTTTGTGTGGCAGGCGTTCTTTCTAGTATTTTCGCTCGTTTACCGGAAAAAATACCTTCAAACTTTTTAAATATCGCAAATGCGATGGTATTAATCGGGTGTAATCTGGGCGCTACCATGGCCCCTCTTTTCTTAAGTGGAATGGAAAAAATCTACCCTAGTTTAACTACACCTTTTATAATTTTTGGAAGTATCTTTTTACTTCTTTCAATCGGCGCATTAATAAAAAATAGAGGCTAA